The following proteins come from a genomic window of Rhodohalobacter sp. 614A:
- a CDS encoding deaminase gives MSIKPNRDCMRAAIQMAEHNKTPFGAALAMGDQVFATAFSTAEEMREPSTHAVTKIICRLSEQTGKKNLSGFILYSTSQPCSDCIKEILAYNIKTVVYGCEIPDAKKYVDEFQNIDEDGAVENWNDFDLINGFLKEECETLLRKFS, from the coding sequence ATGAGCATCAAACCAAATAGAGATTGTATGCGGGCGGCCATTCAAATGGCAGAGCACAACAAAACGCCATTTGGTGCAGCGCTGGCAATGGGAGACCAGGTTTTTGCGACAGCCTTCAGCACGGCCGAAGAAATGAGAGAACCATCCACTCATGCAGTAACAAAAATAATCTGCAGACTTTCAGAACAAACGGGCAAAAAAAATCTTTCGGGATTTATACTCTATTCTACGTCTCAGCCCTGCTCGGATTGTATCAAAGAAATTCTGGCATACAACATAAAAACAGTTGTGTATGGATGTGAGATTCCTGACGCGAAGAAATATGTGGATGAGTTTCAAAACATTGATGAAGATGGCGCCGTGGAAAATTGGAATGACTTTGATCTGATAAATGGTTTTTTAAAAGAAGAGTGCGAAACACTTTTGCGAAAATTTTCATGA